From Candidatus Neomarinimicrobiota bacterium, a single genomic window includes:
- the ccsA gene encoding cytochrome c biogenesis protein CcsA yields the protein MPVYGATLLNLSLGLAVLTLVALFFYVRGGDYRLFQVGQRASLGVSFLVLLATVTLITNLLQGNFDVDYVAKYTSQATPVLYKLSALWAGQSGSLLFWLFILSIYSVIVVIQNRSSYHDLMPYVIITLTVIQLFFLFLVNFVENPFRPVQADFVVQDGLGLNPLLQNPTMVIHPPMLYLGYVGFSVPFAFAIAALISRRLDVMWVRSIRRWTLFTWLALGCGIILGGWWAYIELGWGGYWAWDPVENASFMPWLTGTAFVHSIIIQEKKKMLRVWNMVLIIGTFVLCIFGTFLTRSGIVSSVHSFTQSSLGPMFLGFVLFIIVVTVSLLITRMKDLRSETHLDSFLSRESGFLFNNVVFVSICFAVLWGTLFPIISEAVTGSQITVGAPFFNQVAVPIGLFLLLLMGVGPLLAWKRTSKESLIRNFSIPVLAGLVALFSVFLLGVRSPYPLVAIFLSFFVLGTIVLEFTRAVRVRRGKRDESIPVALIR from the coding sequence ATGCCTGTTTACGGCGCTACCCTGTTGAACCTCTCCCTCGGACTTGCCGTCCTCACTCTGGTTGCTCTCTTTTTTTATGTTCGCGGAGGTGATTACCGGCTGTTCCAGGTAGGGCAGAGAGCTTCCCTGGGAGTCTCCTTTCTGGTGCTTCTCGCCACTGTTACGCTGATTACAAACCTTCTTCAGGGAAACTTTGATGTCGACTACGTAGCCAAGTATACAAGTCAGGCGACCCCGGTTCTATATAAATTGAGTGCCCTCTGGGCCGGCCAGTCCGGTTCACTTCTCTTCTGGCTGTTTATCCTCTCCATCTATTCAGTAATAGTTGTGATCCAGAATCGCTCCAGTTATCACGATTTGATGCCATATGTGATTATAACATTGACGGTAATTCAACTCTTCTTTCTTTTTCTGGTCAATTTTGTTGAAAACCCCTTCAGACCGGTGCAAGCGGATTTTGTGGTTCAGGATGGTCTGGGACTGAACCCTCTGTTGCAGAATCCTACCATGGTTATCCATCCGCCTATGCTCTATCTGGGCTACGTCGGATTCTCTGTCCCTTTCGCCTTCGCCATTGCGGCCCTCATCTCCAGGAGACTTGACGTTATGTGGGTTCGGAGCATACGACGCTGGACACTCTTCACATGGCTCGCTCTCGGATGCGGTATCATCCTCGGCGGATGGTGGGCATATATTGAGCTTGGTTGGGGCGGATACTGGGCTTGGGATCCAGTGGAAAACGCATCGTTCATGCCGTGGCTCACGGGAACAGCATTTGTTCACAGCATTATCATCCAGGAGAAAAAGAAGATGCTCCGCGTCTGGAATATGGTGCTGATTATTGGAACTTTTGTGCTCTGTATTTTCGGTACATTTCTCACCCGCAGCGGAATTGTTTCCTCCGTTCACTCGTTCACCCAGTCTTCTCTCGGTCCCATGTTCCTCGGTTTTGTGCTGTTCATCATCGTCGTTACCGTTTCGCTTCTTATTACCCGGATGAAGGATCTGCGGTCAGAAACTCATTTGGATTCCTTCCTGTCACGGGAGAGCGGTTTCCTTTTCAACAATGTTGTCTTTGTGAGTATCTGTTTTGCTGTACTGTGGGGAACCCTTTTCCCTATCATTTCGGAAGCTGTCACAGGTTCTCAGATCACGGTAGGAGCACCTTTCTTTAATCAGGTAGCTGTACCCATCGGTCTTTTCCTGCTACTCCTCATGGGTGTGGGTCCTCTTCTGGCCTGGAAAAGAACCTCAAAAGAAAGTCTGATCAGGAATTTTTCAATACCTGTTCTGGCAGGGCTTGTGGCACTGTTCAGCGTGTTTCTGCTGGGAGTTCGGTCGCCGTATCCGCTGGTCGCCATTTTTCTCAGCTTTTTTGTACTGGGAACCATTGTGCTGGAATTTACCCGTGCTGTTCGTGTGCGGAGGGGTAAACGTGATGAAAGTATTCCCGTGGCACTGATTCGAAT
- a CDS encoding cytochrome c maturation protein CcmE has protein sequence MNSKKFGVVIGAIAIILVIWVVMGFEGNELPYVTIVELKDAASKRPSKRFRLGGNVEEGSILRSESDQLDLSFVLKQETEMLPVRYHKIVPDMFGDGAEVIVEGYYIDGEFQADNLMTKCASRYEGDLRETQESS, from the coding sequence ATGAACAGTAAAAAATTCGGTGTCGTCATAGGTGCCATCGCTATTATTCTGGTCATATGGGTGGTGATGGGATTTGAGGGCAATGAGCTACCTTATGTGACTATCGTTGAGTTGAAAGACGCCGCCTCTAAGAGACCGTCGAAGCGGTTCCGCCTGGGTGGGAATGTGGAAGAAGGATCAATCCTCAGGAGCGAAAGCGATCAGCTCGATCTCAGCTTCGTGCTGAAGCAAGAGACAGAAATGTTGCCGGTGAGGTATCACAAAATTGTGCCAGATATGTTCGGTGATGGTGCTGAAGTAATTGTTGAAGGTTACTATATTGATGGTGAATTTCAGGCCGATAACCTGATGACCAAATGCGCCTCCCGCTATGAGGGCGACTTAAGAGAGACTCAGGAATCCAGCTAA
- a CDS encoding methylmalonyl-CoA mutase family protein → MVNKKADFFEKRRAEWEAEASAGEGRDYSFDTVSGEEIDPLYYPEFPDSDYLDKLGFPGQYPYTRGIHANMYRGKLWTMRQFSGFGTPEETNERYKFLLDQGQTGLSVAYDMPTLMGYDADDQLAAGEVGKCGVAVSSLADMEVLFDGIDLGAVSVSQTINGPAIILLAFYIATAERQGVAIDKLQGTLQNDILKEFIAQKEWIFPPKPHMRVITDIIEFCTSKMPKFNTISVSGYHIREAGSTAAQELAFTLLDGFCYVDHAMERGIDIDDFAPRLSFFFNSHLDFFEEIAKFRAARRIWARHIKERYKAKEERTWKLRFHTQTAGCSLTAQQPEINIARTAFQALAGVLGGTQSLHTNSMDETLALPTQKAAEIALRTQQVIAYETGVANVADPLGGSWYLESLTDKLEAKAEEYFETVKKMGGVIRAVEEGYFQREIARASFEYEKEVNENKRVVVGVNRFVKEDEEIEIPVLQIGPAVEQSQIKKLKAFRKTRDDVAAEKSLKKVEQAASGNLNLVQPIVDAAKSGATVGEIVACMKNVFGDWQESPVL, encoded by the coding sequence GTGGTTAACAAGAAGGCTGACTTTTTCGAAAAGCGACGGGCCGAGTGGGAAGCTGAAGCAAGTGCCGGTGAAGGGAGAGACTACAGCTTCGACACGGTGAGTGGAGAGGAGATCGATCCGCTCTACTATCCGGAATTCCCGGATAGTGACTATTTGGATAAGCTCGGTTTTCCGGGACAGTACCCTTATACCCGCGGTATCCATGCCAATATGTATCGTGGCAAACTGTGGACCATGCGGCAGTTTTCGGGTTTCGGTACGCCCGAAGAAACCAACGAACGCTACAAGTTTCTGTTGGATCAGGGGCAAACGGGTCTCTCCGTAGCTTACGATATGCCGACACTTATGGGTTATGATGCCGACGATCAGCTGGCCGCCGGAGAGGTAGGAAAGTGCGGTGTGGCGGTCAGTTCCCTGGCAGATATGGAAGTTCTATTTGACGGGATCGACCTGGGAGCAGTCAGTGTCTCGCAGACAATTAACGGTCCGGCAATTATTTTGCTTGCCTTTTATATCGCTACTGCAGAAAGACAGGGTGTCGCCATAGACAAACTTCAGGGTACCCTGCAGAACGATATCCTGAAGGAATTTATTGCCCAAAAGGAGTGGATCTTTCCGCCTAAACCACATATGCGGGTCATTACTGATATTATCGAGTTCTGCACGTCCAAGATGCCGAAGTTCAACACTATTTCAGTCAGCGGGTATCACATTCGCGAGGCCGGTTCCACTGCTGCCCAGGAACTCGCTTTTACGCTCCTTGACGGATTCTGTTATGTGGATCACGCTATGGAACGGGGTATAGATATTGACGATTTTGCGCCGCGTCTCTCATTTTTCTTCAATTCTCATCTCGATTTCTTTGAGGAGATTGCCAAGTTCCGGGCTGCACGGCGTATCTGGGCAAGACATATTAAGGAGCGCTACAAGGCAAAGGAAGAGCGGACGTGGAAACTCCGCTTTCACACTCAGACCGCTGGATGTAGCCTCACGGCGCAACAGCCCGAAATCAATATCGCCCGCACAGCATTTCAGGCTCTTGCCGGCGTACTCGGTGGAACGCAGTCCCTGCATACCAATTCCATGGATGAGACACTGGCACTGCCGACACAAAAGGCGGCTGAGATCGCCCTCAGAACGCAGCAGGTGATCGCGTATGAGACAGGGGTGGCGAATGTGGCCGATCCACTTGGCGGATCGTGGTACCTTGAATCGCTGACTGATAAGCTTGAGGCCAAGGCGGAAGAATACTTCGAAACGGTGAAGAAGATGGGAGGCGTGATCCGAGCTGTCGAGGAAGGATATTTCCAGAGAGAAATCGCCAGGGCTTCTTTCGAATACGAGAAAGAGGTAAATGAGAATAAAAGGGTGGTCGTGGGTGTAAATAGGTTTGTCAAAGAGGATGAAGAAATCGAAATTCCTGTCTTGCAAATAGGCCCGGCAGTGGAACAATCTCAGATAAAAAAACTTAAAGCGTTTAGAAAGACCAGAGATGATGTCGCCGCTGAAAAATCTTTGAAGAAGGTTGAACAGGCTGCGTCTGGGAACTTGAACCTGGTTCAGCCCATCGTGGATGCGGCAAAATCAGGTGCTACAGTTGGTGAAATCGTTGCATGTATGAAGAACGTTTTTGGGGACTGGCAGGAATCACCTGTCCTTTGA